In Cupriavidus taiwanensis, the following are encoded in one genomic region:
- a CDS encoding FKBP-type peptidyl-prolyl cis-trans isomerase, which translates to MKIAKNTVVSVMYKLSDAQGNLIEESDEAMVYLHGGYDGTFPKIEEALDGHDTGFETQLQLEPEDAFGDYDADLVKVEPRNRFPEPLEVGMQFEGMPEDGDEEDSIIYTVTDVAEDKVVLDGNHPLAGMALRFWLKVSEVREATAEEVEHGHAHGASGVEVVDEDEDDDTPRTLH; encoded by the coding sequence TTGAAAATCGCTAAGAACACGGTGGTGTCCGTGATGTACAAGCTATCGGACGCGCAAGGCAATCTGATCGAGGAGTCAGATGAAGCCATGGTCTATTTGCACGGCGGGTATGATGGCACGTTCCCCAAGATCGAGGAAGCGCTCGACGGCCATGACACCGGCTTCGAGACCCAGCTGCAGCTGGAGCCGGAAGACGCGTTCGGCGACTACGATGCCGACCTGGTGAAGGTGGAGCCGCGCAACCGCTTCCCCGAGCCGCTCGAAGTCGGCATGCAGTTCGAAGGCATGCCCGAGGACGGCGACGAAGAAGACTCCATTATCTACACCGTGACCGACGTGGCCGAAGACAAGGTCGTGCTGGACGGCAACCATCCGCTGGCCGGCATGGCGCTGCGCTTCTGGCTGAAGGTGTCGGAAGTGCGCGAAGCCACCGCCGAGGAAGTCGAGCATGGCCACGCCCACGGCGCCTCGGGCGTTGAAGTGGTGGACGAGGACGAGGACGACGATACCCCGCGCACGCTGCACTGA
- a CDS encoding UDP-2,3-diacylglucosamine diphosphatase: MTAISHTPVAGPLEVQAPAWFISDLHLTPGMPRTLAAFERTLERAAAHARTLFILGDFFEFWVGDEETDTPFAQRVALALRALAARGVAVYLMHGNRDFLLGTRFAGAAGATLLPDPTVIDCAGERVVLSHGDMLCIDDERYNRFRRWTRKRWVQRVFLALPLRARLAVARKLRADSEGNRARQRSAGTAVPMVYGDVAPAAAAELLGAAGSRLLVHGHTHRPARHEDAAGVRWVLTDWDLDGAHPRAALLQLDRDGFRLLPQTD, encoded by the coding sequence ATGACCGCAATCTCCCACACGCCGGTGGCCGGTCCCCTCGAGGTACAGGCGCCGGCGTGGTTCATTTCAGACCTGCATCTGACGCCCGGCATGCCGCGCACGCTGGCGGCCTTCGAGCGCACGCTCGAGCGCGCCGCCGCGCACGCGCGCACGCTTTTCATCCTGGGCGACTTCTTTGAATTCTGGGTCGGCGACGAAGAAACCGATACGCCGTTCGCGCAACGCGTGGCGCTCGCGCTGCGCGCGCTCGCCGCGCGCGGCGTGGCGGTGTACCTGATGCACGGCAACCGCGACTTCCTGCTGGGCACGCGCTTTGCCGGCGCCGCCGGCGCCACGCTGCTGCCCGACCCCACCGTGATCGATTGCGCCGGCGAGCGCGTGGTGCTGAGCCACGGCGACATGCTGTGCATCGACGACGAACGCTACAACCGCTTTCGCCGCTGGACCCGCAAGCGCTGGGTGCAGCGCGTGTTCCTGGCGCTGCCGCTGCGCGCGCGCCTGGCGGTCGCGCGCAAGCTGCGCGCGGACAGCGAAGGCAACCGCGCCAGGCAACGCAGTGCCGGCACGGCGGTACCGATGGTCTATGGGGATGTCGCGCCCGCCGCGGCGGCCGAGTTGCTCGGTGCTGCCGGCTCGCGGCTGCTGGTCCATGGCCATACCCATCGCCCTGCCCGCCATGAAGACGCCGCGGGCGTGCGCTGGGTACTGACCGACTGGGACCTGGATGGCGCGCATCCGCGCGCCGCGTTGCTGCAACTGGACCGCGACGGCTTCCGGCTGCTGCCGCAGACCGACTGA
- a CDS encoding tetratricopeptide repeat protein, translating into MSLPLPSPLSAASAASAASAAPAASAACAARARRRGSRTVLPLLALAAALAGPASAQNGPLSLAVPTSPVGGVQSTDPGMGEAQQAANARRYEDAIKGFDRVLAANPRNAQARFQRAWALAQAGREDEAIQAFSEMAQDFPELPEPHNNLALLYAKRGDLKRAEAELLLATEAKPNFAVGYTNLGDVYRRLAEQAYTEALRRNPGDARASAALRQLAPASAVTVPPKPAAATGRKPAPAGRQAPASAPAAN; encoded by the coding sequence ATGAGCCTGCCGCTGCCCTCCCCGCTTTCCGCTGCCTCCGCTGCCTCCGCTGCCTCCGCTGCCCCCGCTGCCTCCGCCGCCTGCGCTGCACGCGCGCGCCGGCGCGGATCCCGCACCGTCCTGCCGCTGCTGGCCCTGGCCGCGGCGCTGGCAGGCCCCGCGTCCGCGCAGAACGGCCCGCTGTCGCTGGCGGTGCCGACCTCGCCGGTGGGCGGCGTCCAGTCGACCGACCCGGGCATGGGCGAGGCCCAGCAGGCCGCCAACGCGCGCCGCTATGAAGACGCCATCAAGGGTTTCGACCGCGTGCTGGCCGCCAACCCGCGCAATGCGCAGGCCCGCTTCCAGCGCGCCTGGGCGCTGGCCCAGGCCGGCCGCGAGGATGAAGCGATCCAGGCCTTCAGCGAGATGGCTCAGGACTTTCCCGAGCTGCCCGAGCCGCACAACAACCTGGCGCTGCTCTATGCCAAGCGCGGCGACCTCAAGCGCGCCGAAGCCGAGCTGCTGCTGGCCACCGAGGCCAAGCCCAACTTCGCCGTGGGCTACACCAACCTGGGCGACGTCTACCGCCGCCTGGCCGAGCAGGCCTACACCGAGGCCCTGCGCCGCAATCCGGGCGATGCCCGCGCCAGTGCCGCGCTGCGCCAGCTGGCCCCGGCCTCCGCCGTGACCGTGCCGCCGAAGCCAGCCGCGGCCACCGGCCGCAAGCCGGCGCCGGCCGGGCGCCAGGCTCCCGCCAGCGCGCCCGCTGCGAACTGA
- the mutS gene encoding DNA mismatch repair protein MutS, translating to MGLQKKTDPEQAQADAAGSRHTPMMQQYLRIKADHPDTLLFYRMGDFYELFHDDAEKAARLLDITLTARGASNGVPIRMAGIPFHSADQYLARLVKLGESVAICEQIGDPATSKGPVERKVVRIVTPGTLTDAALLPDKADTFLMAVHQQTTRRGVSKTGLAWLNLASGELRLMECEAALLGRELERIRPAELLYADGIELPALACARTRLPEWHFDQDAGTRRLREQLGVASLDPFGCAGLGAALGAAGALLNYAATTQGQSLRHVQGVKVERESEYVGLDSATRRNLELTETLRGGESPTLFSLLDTCCTAMGSRALRHWLHHPLHDPAVPQARQQAIGVLIDQGTDALRAALRRLADVERITSRLALLNARPRDLSSLRDTLRALPEVQACLRDDQGSVLLAQTVQDLAVPQDCLDLLVRAVAEEPATVVRDGGVIARGFDAELDELRDISENCGQFLIDLEARERARTGIANLRVEFNRVHGFYIEVTNGQADKVPDDYRRRQTLKNAERYITPELKAFEDKALSAQDRALAREKQLYDGLLQALLPHIGELQRVAGALARLDVLAALAERAQTLDWSAPERVAENVVDIVQGRHPVVEGQLAAESVAFIANDCQLNEARKLLLITGPNMGGKSTFMRQTALIVLLACVGAYVPARRAVIGPIDRIFTRIGAADDLAGGRSTFMVEMTEAAGILHHATPASLVLMDEIGRGTSTFDGLALAWAIARHLLSHNRSHTLFATHYFELTQLPQEFPQAANVHLSAVEHGDGIVFLHAVQDGPASQSYGLQVAQLAGVPQPVIRAARKHLAWLEQQSADATPTPQLDLFAAPPTPDDDDPYDDGDASTAADTLPAALAPEQAAVIDALDNLDPDALTPRAALEALYRLKALAGEAVDRV from the coding sequence ATGGGATTGCAGAAGAAAACCGACCCTGAACAGGCACAGGCAGACGCCGCAGGCAGCCGCCACACGCCCATGATGCAGCAATACCTGCGCATCAAGGCGGACCACCCCGACACCCTGCTGTTCTACCGCATGGGTGACTTCTACGAACTCTTTCATGACGACGCCGAGAAGGCCGCGCGCCTGCTCGACATCACGCTGACCGCGCGCGGCGCGTCGAATGGCGTGCCGATCCGCATGGCCGGCATCCCCTTCCATTCGGCGGACCAGTACCTGGCGCGGCTGGTGAAGCTGGGCGAGTCGGTGGCGATCTGCGAGCAGATCGGCGACCCCGCCACCAGCAAGGGCCCGGTGGAGCGCAAGGTGGTGCGCATCGTCACCCCCGGCACGCTGACCGACGCCGCGCTGCTGCCCGACAAGGCCGACACGTTCCTGATGGCCGTGCACCAGCAGACCACGCGCCGCGGCGTCAGCAAGACCGGCCTGGCGTGGCTGAACCTGGCCAGCGGCGAGCTGCGCCTGATGGAATGCGAAGCGGCGCTGCTGGGCCGCGAGCTGGAGCGCATCCGCCCGGCCGAGCTGCTGTATGCCGATGGCATCGAACTGCCGGCGCTGGCGTGCGCGCGCACGCGCCTGCCGGAATGGCATTTCGACCAGGACGCCGGCACGCGCCGCCTGCGCGAGCAGCTGGGCGTGGCCAGCCTGGACCCGTTCGGCTGTGCCGGGCTGGGCGCCGCGCTGGGCGCGGCCGGCGCGCTGCTGAACTACGCCGCCACCACGCAGGGCCAGTCGCTGCGCCATGTGCAGGGCGTCAAGGTCGAGCGCGAATCGGAGTACGTCGGGCTGGATTCCGCCACGCGGCGCAACCTGGAACTGACCGAAACGCTGCGCGGCGGCGAGTCGCCGACGCTGTTCTCGCTGCTGGACACCTGCTGCACCGCGATGGGCAGCCGCGCGCTGCGCCACTGGCTGCACCACCCGCTGCACGACCCGGCGGTGCCGCAGGCGCGCCAGCAGGCCATCGGCGTGCTGATCGACCAGGGCACCGACGCGCTGCGCGCGGCGCTGCGCCGGCTCGCCGACGTCGAGCGCATCACCTCGCGGCTGGCGCTGCTCAACGCGCGCCCGCGCGACCTGTCGTCGCTGCGCGACACGCTGCGCGCGCTGCCCGAGGTGCAGGCCTGCCTGCGCGACGACCAGGGCAGCGTGCTGCTGGCGCAGACCGTGCAGGACCTGGCCGTGCCGCAGGACTGCCTGGACCTGCTGGTGCGCGCCGTGGCCGAAGAGCCGGCGACCGTGGTGCGCGACGGCGGCGTGATCGCGCGCGGCTTCGATGCCGAGCTCGACGAGCTGCGCGATATCTCCGAAAACTGCGGCCAGTTCCTGATCGACCTGGAAGCGCGCGAGCGCGCCCGCACCGGCATTGCCAACCTGCGCGTCGAGTTCAACCGCGTGCATGGCTTCTATATCGAGGTCACCAACGGCCAGGCCGACAAGGTGCCCGACGACTACCGCCGCCGCCAGACCCTGAAGAACGCCGAGCGCTACATCACGCCCGAGCTGAAGGCCTTCGAAGACAAGGCGCTGTCGGCGCAGGACCGCGCGCTGGCGCGCGAGAAGCAGCTCTACGACGGCCTGCTGCAGGCGCTGCTGCCGCATATCGGCGAGCTGCAGCGCGTCGCCGGCGCGCTGGCGCGGCTGGACGTGCTGGCCGCGCTGGCCGAGCGCGCGCAGACGCTGGACTGGTCGGCGCCGGAGCGCGTTGCCGAGAACGTGGTCGATATCGTGCAGGGGCGGCACCCGGTGGTCGAGGGCCAGCTCGCGGCGGAGTCGGTCGCGTTTATCGCCAACGACTGCCAGCTCAACGAGGCGCGCAAGCTGTTGCTGATCACCGGCCCCAACATGGGCGGTAAATCGACCTTCATGCGCCAGACCGCGCTGATCGTGCTGCTGGCCTGCGTCGGCGCCTATGTGCCGGCGCGGCGCGCAGTGATCGGGCCGATCGACCGCATCTTCACCCGCATCGGCGCCGCCGATGACCTGGCTGGCGGACGCTCGACCTTCATGGTCGAGATGACCGAGGCCGCCGGCATCCTGCACCACGCCACCCCGGCATCGCTGGTGCTGATGGACGAGATCGGCCGCGGCACCTCGACCTTCGACGGCCTGGCGCTGGCCTGGGCGATCGCGCGCCACCTGCTGTCGCACAACCGCAGCCATACCCTGTTCGCCACGCATTACTTCGAACTGACGCAGCTGCCGCAGGAGTTCCCGCAGGCGGCCAACGTGCACCTGTCGGCGGTCGAGCATGGCGACGGCATCGTGTTCCTGCATGCGGTGCAGGATGGCCCGGCCAGCCAGAGCTACGGCCTGCAGGTGGCGCAACTGGCCGGCGTGCCGCAGCCGGTGATCCGCGCCGCGCGCAAGCACCTGGCCTGGCTGGAGCAGCAATCCGCCGACGCCACGCCGACGCCGCAGCTGGACCTGTTCGCCGCGCCGCCGACGCCCGACGACGACGATCCTTACGACGATGGCGACGCCAGCACGGCTGCCGATACCCTCCCCGCCGCGCTGGCGCCGGAGCAGGCTGCCGTGATCGACGCGCTGGACAACCTGGACCCGGACGCCCTGACGCCGCGCGCGGCACTGGAGGCGCTGTACCGGCTCAAGGCGCTGGCGGGCGAGGCGGTCGATAGGGTATGA
- the cysE gene encoding serine O-acetyltransferase, translating into MFSRLKEDIDTIMLRDPAARSRLEVLTCYPGLHAVLLHRLAHTCWRAGWHWLGRWISHWSRFFTGIEIHPAATLGRRVFIDHGMGVVIGETAQIGDDCTIYQGVTLGGTSLYKGQKRHPTLGVGVVVSAGAKVLGGFVVGDGARVGSNAVVLKPVPPGATAVGIPARIILPDAPSVQQGARQEFSAYGITPNADDPVSLALKSLIDNAALQHDRIEAVLAALDRLGEHLENTPNDPFDASELRKLMK; encoded by the coding sequence ATGTTCTCTCGCCTGAAGGAAGATATCGACACGATCATGCTGCGCGATCCCGCCGCGCGCAGCCGCCTGGAAGTGCTGACCTGCTATCCGGGCCTGCACGCCGTGCTGCTGCACCGGCTCGCGCACACGTGCTGGCGCGCGGGCTGGCACTGGCTGGGCCGCTGGATTTCGCACTGGTCGCGCTTTTTCACCGGCATCGAGATCCATCCGGCGGCGACGCTGGGCCGGCGCGTGTTCATCGACCACGGCATGGGCGTGGTGATCGGCGAGACCGCGCAGATCGGCGACGATTGCACCATCTACCAGGGCGTGACGCTGGGCGGCACGTCGCTGTACAAGGGCCAGAAGCGGCATCCGACGCTCGGCGTCGGCGTGGTGGTCAGCGCCGGCGCCAAGGTGCTGGGCGGATTCGTGGTAGGCGACGGTGCGCGCGTGGGCTCCAACGCGGTGGTGCTCAAGCCGGTGCCGCCGGGCGCGACCGCGGTCGGCATTCCGGCCCGCATCATCCTGCCGGATGCGCCGTCGGTGCAGCAGGGCGCCAGGCAGGAGTTCTCGGCCTATGGCATCACGCCCAACGCGGATGACCCGGTGTCCTTGGCGCTGAAGAGCCTGATCGACAATGCCGCGCTCCAGCATGACCGCATCGAGGCGGTGCTGGCGGCGCTCGACCGGCTGGGCGAACACCTGGAAAACACGCCGAACGACCCGTTCGATGCCAGCGAGCTGCGCAAGCTGATGAAGTAA
- a CDS encoding universal stress protein — protein sequence MFKHILLPVDGSELSHQAVSAAIQFARTAAARLTPYMCVESYPYVLTSDSSHEKRDAYQQRVEAEARRELARVEAAAALAGVPCSGHVSSASAPYQGIIHAATDLGCDVIFMASHGRRGLSGLLLGSETQKVLSHSDIPVLVFR from the coding sequence ATGTTCAAGCACATCCTGCTCCCCGTCGACGGCTCGGAGCTGTCGCACCAGGCCGTCTCCGCCGCCATCCAGTTCGCCCGCACCGCGGCGGCACGGCTCACGCCGTACATGTGCGTCGAGAGCTATCCCTATGTGCTGACCAGCGACAGCTCGCACGAAAAGCGCGACGCCTACCAGCAGCGCGTGGAAGCGGAGGCACGCCGGGAACTGGCCCGGGTCGAGGCCGCGGCCGCGCTGGCCGGCGTGCCATGCAGCGGCCACGTCTCCAGCGCTTCGGCACCGTATCAAGGCATCATCCATGCCGCCACGGACCTGGGCTGCGATGTCATCTTCATGGCCTCGCACGGCCGCCGCGGACTCAGCGGGCTGCTGCTCGGCAGCGAGACGCAGAAGGTGCTGTCCCATAGCGACATCCCGGTGCTGGTATTCCGCTGA
- a CDS encoding YdcH family protein: protein MFPEYRDQITALKTHDARFARLFHRHNSLDQEIHNMEAGLVPASHFEIERLKKEKLLLKDQLYEILRHTTA from the coding sequence ATGTTTCCCGAGTACCGCGACCAGATCACCGCCCTCAAGACGCACGACGCCCGCTTTGCGCGGCTGTTCCACCGGCACAATTCGCTCGACCAGGAAATCCACAACATGGAAGCGGGCCTGGTACCGGCGTCCCACTTCGAGATCGAGCGGCTGAAGAAAGAAAAGCTGCTGCTCAAGGACCAGCTCTACGAAATCCTGCGCCACACCACCGCCTGA
- a CDS encoding peptidylprolyl isomerase produces MSKVQLQTNKGVITLELDAEKAPKTVENFLSYVRKGHYDNTVFHRVIKNFMIQGGGFEPGMKQKDTDAPIENEAGNGLKNDRYTVAMARTNAPHSATAQFFINVVDNDFLNFSSPTPQGFGYAVFGKVVDGTDVVEQIKGVRTGSSGFHQDVPLEDVVIEKAVVVE; encoded by the coding sequence ATGTCCAAGGTACAGCTCCAGACCAACAAGGGTGTGATCACCCTGGAACTCGACGCCGAGAAGGCCCCGAAAACGGTTGAGAACTTCCTGTCGTATGTCCGCAAGGGCCACTACGACAACACCGTTTTCCACCGCGTGATCAAGAACTTCATGATCCAGGGCGGCGGCTTCGAGCCCGGCATGAAGCAAAAGGACACCGATGCCCCGATCGAGAACGAAGCCGGCAACGGCCTGAAGAACGACCGCTACACCGTGGCGATGGCGCGCACCAATGCGCCGCACTCGGCCACCGCGCAGTTCTTCATCAACGTGGTCGACAACGACTTCCTCAACTTCTCGTCGCCGACCCCGCAGGGCTTCGGCTATGCCGTGTTCGGCAAGGTCGTCGACGGCACCGACGTGGTCGAGCAGATCAAGGGCGTGCGCACCGGCAGCTCGGGCTTCCACCAGGACGTGCCGCTCGAAGACGTGGTGATCGAGAAAGCCGTCGTCGTCGAATAA
- the ppk2 gene encoding polyphosphate kinase 2: MTDHDIEPPRIPTAARPRATSRGDVLPTRSALSAQRNEVDNSIEAAVQVAASGMRDILASKAGDGTGMLGALRTLLDGLAPDEAAQLRSLILEGDPAAWQAGRQRHPDDELSAGWREGAYPYQNLMSRRNYEKQKYRLQVELLKFQAWVRESGERVVILFEGRDAAGKGGTIKRFMEHMNPRGARVVALEKPTEAERGQWYFQRYVQHLPSAGEIVLFDRSWYNRAGVEHVMGFCSTREYQDFLQQAPDFERHLVRSGIHLFKFWFSVSQNEQRRRFREREIHPLKQWKLSPVDVASLDKWDDYTRAKEAMFAHTDTADAPWTVIRSDCKKRARLNALRYILSRFPYANRDTTAIGQPDPLIVGRALAN; encoded by the coding sequence ATGACCGATCACGACATCGAGCCGCCCCGCATCCCCACCGCAGCCCGGCCCCGCGCCACCTCCCGCGGCGATGTGCTGCCCACCCGTTCGGCGCTGTCGGCCCAGCGCAATGAGGTCGACAACTCCATCGAAGCCGCGGTGCAAGTGGCGGCCAGCGGCATGCGGGACATCCTGGCCAGCAAGGCCGGCGACGGCACCGGCATGCTGGGCGCCCTCCGCACGCTGCTCGACGGCCTGGCGCCGGACGAGGCCGCGCAACTGCGCAGCCTGATCCTCGAGGGCGACCCGGCCGCCTGGCAGGCCGGTCGCCAGCGCCACCCGGACGACGAGCTGTCCGCGGGCTGGCGCGAAGGCGCCTACCCGTACCAGAACCTGATGTCGCGCCGCAACTACGAGAAACAGAAGTACCGCCTGCAGGTCGAACTGCTCAAGTTCCAGGCCTGGGTGCGCGAGAGCGGCGAGCGCGTGGTGATCCTGTTCGAAGGCCGCGACGCCGCCGGCAAGGGCGGCACCATCAAACGCTTCATGGAACACATGAACCCGCGCGGCGCCCGCGTGGTGGCACTGGAAAAACCCACTGAAGCCGAACGCGGGCAATGGTACTTCCAGCGCTACGTGCAACACCTGCCGTCCGCGGGCGAGATCGTGCTGTTCGACCGTTCCTGGTACAACCGCGCCGGCGTCGAGCACGTGATGGGCTTTTGCTCGACGCGCGAATACCAGGACTTCCTGCAGCAGGCGCCGGATTTCGAGCGGCACCTGGTGCGCAGCGGCATCCACCTGTTCAAGTTCTGGTTCTCGGTCAGCCAGAACGAGCAGCGCCGGCGCTTCCGCGAGCGCGAGATCCATCCGCTCAAGCAATGGAAGCTCAGCCCGGTCGACGTCGCCTCGCTCGACAAATGGGACGACTACACCCGCGCCAAGGAAGCCATGTTCGCGCATACCGATACCGCCGATGCGCCCTGGACCGTGATCCGCTCGGATTGCAAGAAGCGCGCGCGGCTCAATGCGCTGCGCTACATCCTGTCGCGCTTTCCCTATGCCAACCGCGACACCACCGCCATCGGCCAGCCGGACCCGCTGATCGTCGGCCGCGCGCTGGCCAACTGA
- a CDS encoding peptidylprolyl isomerase: MIRSRRILLAGVAAGALALSSFSALAQQKAAERVQFVTSAGKFTVELYPEAAPKTVANFLEYVKSGFYSGTIFHRVINGFMVQGGGFDRDMKEKPTRAPIPLEARSGLKNKAGTVAMARTSNPDSATAQFFVNVVDNPNLDYPQPDGNGYAVFGKVVEGMDTIDKIKTVPTTAYGPMRNVPAAPIVIESATVVK, from the coding sequence ATGATCCGTTCCCGTCGCATCCTCCTGGCCGGCGTGGCCGCCGGCGCGCTGGCGCTGTCTTCGTTCAGCGCGCTGGCCCAGCAGAAGGCCGCCGAGCGCGTCCAGTTCGTCACCAGTGCCGGCAAGTTCACGGTCGAGCTCTATCCCGAGGCCGCGCCCAAGACCGTCGCGAACTTCCTGGAATATGTGAAGAGCGGCTTCTACAGTGGCACCATCTTCCACCGCGTGATCAACGGCTTCATGGTGCAGGGCGGCGGCTTCGACCGCGACATGAAGGAAAAGCCCACGCGCGCGCCGATCCCGCTGGAAGCCCGCAGCGGCCTGAAGAACAAGGCCGGCACGGTTGCCATGGCGCGCACCAGCAACCCGGATTCGGCCACCGCGCAGTTCTTCGTCAATGTGGTGGATAATCCGAATCTCGACTACCCGCAGCCGGACGGTAACGGCTATGCCGTGTTCGGCAAGGTGGTGGAAGGCATGGACACGATCGACAAGATCAAGACCGTGCCGACCACCGCCTACGGCCCGATGCGCAACGTGCCGGCCGCGCCGATCGTGATCGAGTCGGCCACCGTCGTCAAATAA
- a CDS encoding TrmJ/YjtD family RNA methyltransferase: protein MNPAIDTSQPAIPGSGSGADADADAFGRVRFVLVETSHPGNVGSVARAIKTMGFGSLVLVSPREPDVLRHPDAVAMASGADDVLAAAVIVDQVDAALAGSALTVAMTARQREFGPPRLLPRAAAARARQTLGGSAEVAFVFGNERYGLPNEVVERCNAVTHIPANPAYASLNLAQAVQLIAYEMRLALLEAAPDAGANIGYAGEPATAEQVEAMFGHLQTGLEAIGFLDPAHPRKLMTRLRRLLARSGLEREEVNILRGIAKHMLIAAQNQNQPGPQADR from the coding sequence ATGAACCCGGCAATTGATACGAGCCAGCCCGCCATCCCCGGCTCCGGCTCCGGCGCCGACGCTGACGCAGACGCCTTCGGCCGCGTGCGCTTCGTGCTGGTGGAAACCAGCCATCCCGGCAACGTCGGCTCGGTGGCGCGGGCGATCAAGACCATGGGCTTCGGCAGCCTGGTGCTGGTCTCGCCGCGCGAACCCGACGTGCTGCGGCACCCCGATGCGGTGGCCATGGCCAGCGGCGCCGACGACGTGCTCGCCGCCGCGGTGATCGTCGACCAGGTCGACGCCGCGCTGGCCGGGTCCGCGCTGACCGTGGCCATGACCGCGCGCCAGCGCGAGTTCGGCCCGCCGCGGCTGCTGCCGCGCGCCGCCGCCGCGCGTGCGCGCCAGACGCTGGGCGGCAGCGCCGAGGTCGCCTTCGTATTCGGCAACGAGCGCTATGGCCTGCCCAACGAGGTGGTGGAGCGCTGCAACGCCGTGACCCATATCCCCGCCAATCCCGCCTACGCCTCGCTGAACCTGGCGCAGGCGGTGCAGCTGATCGCCTACGAAATGCGGCTGGCGCTGCTGGAGGCGGCCCCGGACGCGGGCGCCAATATCGGCTATGCTGGCGAGCCGGCCACGGCCGAGCAGGTCGAGGCCATGTTCGGCCACCTGCAGACCGGGCTGGAGGCAATCGGATTCCTCGATCCGGCCCATCCCCGCAAGCTGATGACCCGGCTGCGCCGGCTGCTGGCGCGCAGCGGCCTCGAGCGCGAGGAAGTGAACATCCTGCGCGGCATCGCCAAGCACATGCTGATCGCCGCGCAGAACCAGAACCAGCCTGGTCCGCAAGCGGACCGGTGA
- a CDS encoding inositol monophosphatase family protein: protein MHPMLNIAIKAARKAGSIINRASLDVDLVRVSRKQHNDFVTEVDRAAEAAIIEVLRTAYPEHGILAEESGQSWAEGEDSHEYTWVIDPLDGTTNFIHGFPQYAVSIAQLHRGTPVQAVVYDPTRDELFTATKGAGAFLNNRRIRVTRRDKLADCLIGTGFPYRDLEGVDEYLEIFSLMTRSCAGLRRPGAAALDLAYVACGRLDGFFERGLQPWDMAAGMLLITESGGLVGNYAGEPRQMEQGEVLAGNPKAFAQMVRLLSPYSLDNVKPSAA, encoded by the coding sequence ATGCATCCGATGCTCAATATCGCCATCAAGGCGGCCCGCAAGGCGGGATCCATCATCAACCGCGCGTCGCTCGACGTCGATCTGGTGCGCGTCTCGCGCAAGCAACACAACGATTTCGTTACCGAGGTGGACCGCGCCGCCGAAGCCGCGATCATCGAGGTCCTGCGCACGGCCTACCCGGAACACGGCATTCTAGCGGAAGAGTCCGGCCAGTCCTGGGCCGAGGGCGAAGACAGCCACGAATACACCTGGGTCATCGACCCGCTCGACGGCACCACCAACTTCATCCACGGCTTCCCGCAGTACGCGGTCTCGATCGCCCAGCTGCACCGCGGCACGCCGGTGCAGGCGGTAGTCTACGATCCCACCCGCGACGAACTGTTCACCGCCACCAAGGGTGCCGGCGCCTTCCTCAACAACCGCCGCATCCGCGTCACCCGCCGCGACAAGCTGGCCGACTGCCTGATCGGCACGGGCTTCCCGTACCGCGACCTGGAAGGCGTGGACGAGTACCTGGAGATCTTCTCGCTGATGACGCGCAGCTGCGCCGGCCTGCGCCGCCCCGGCGCCGCGGCGCTGGACCTGGCCTACGTCGCCTGCGGCCGCCTCGACGGCTTCTTCGAGCGCGGGCTGCAGCCGTGGGACATGGCCGCCGGCATGCTGCTGATCACCGAATCGGGCGGCCTGGTCGGCAACTACGCCGGCGAGCCGCGCCAGATGGAACAGGGCGAAGTGCTGGCCGGCAACCCCAAGGCGTTCGCGCAGATGGTGCGCCTGCTGTCGCCGTACTCGCTGGATAACGTCAAGCCCAGCGCCGCCTGA